The Engystomops pustulosus chromosome 7, aEngPut4.maternal, whole genome shotgun sequence DNA window tgtcatgtatgtacacagtgactgcaccagcagcagaatagtgagtgcagctctggagtataatacaggatgtaactcaggatcagtataggataagtaatgtcatgtatgtacacaatgactgcaccagcagcagcagaatagtgagtgcagctctggggtataatacaggatgtaactcaggatcagtacaggataagtaatgtcatgtatgtacacagtgactgcaccagcagcagaatagtgagtacagctctggagtataatacaggatgtaactcaggatcagtataggataagtaatgtcatgtatgtacacaatgactgcaccagcagcagaatagtgagtacagctctggagtataatacaggatgtaactcaggatcagtataggataagtaatgtcatgtatgtacacagtgactgcaccagcagcagaatagtgagtgcagctctggagtataatacatgatgtaactcaggatcagtacaggataagtaatgtcatgtatgtacacagtgactgcaccagcagcagaatagtgagtgcagctctggggtataatacaggatgtaactcaggatcagtacaggataagtaatgtcatgtatatacacagtgactgcaccagcagcagaatagtgagtgcagctctggggtataatacaggatgtaactcaggatcagtacaggataagtaatgtcatgtatgtacacagtgactgcaccagcagcagaatagtgagtgcagctctggagtataatacaggatgtaactcaggatcagtacaggataactaatgtcatgtatgtacacagtgactgcaccagcagcagaatagtgagtgcagctctggggtataatacaggatgtaactcaggatcagtacaggataagtaatatcatgtatgtacacagtgactgtaccagcagcaggatagtgagtgcagctctggagtataatacaggatgtaactcaggatcagtacaggataagtaatgtcatgtatgtacacagtgaatgcatcagcagcagaatagtgagtgcagctctggggtataatacaggatgtaactcaggatcagtgcaggataagtaatgtcatgtatgtacacagtgactgcaccagcagctgaatagtgagtgcagctctggagtataatctcTGTAATCTCTTCCCCAGACTCCTCTGGCTGCTCCTTATGTCCCTGGTGCACCTGTGAAACCAGTCGCTGCTCCTCAGCCGGCCCCTAGTTTGCTCCCACAAGGTCAGAAAAGGCGATTTACAGAAGAACTACCTGAAGAACAAGACTCTGGCTTACTGGGCTACCAGGTGctttacctcctcctcccccgtgtcttGTGTCTCCCACACGGCAGTGAGctcctccttcctcctgtgtgatggagatgatgtagcAGCTAGCGGACCACCAGTGGGCACTGTTAGGTGACTGGGCTGGATCTCTCCCTATGGATCAGTGGGGATCCCCTTATAGAGCGGAGATACGGATGAGTAGTTAGCGCAGTCCTGGGGTGGGCGATCTCCGGGATTGGATTCCGCCTATAGTCTGAGCAGGAGATGGCGCTGCACCTGTCGGATCGCTAATAATGCCACTGTGTATTTTTCTGCTCATAGCATGGACCCATTCATATGACTAATTTAGGTACAGGCTTCCCGGCCCAGAACACGATGGAGGCCCCCGCCGCCAAACCCGAGCCCGTGGTCAGCAAGGAGCGCgagagggacaggtgagcagTGCCGCTGCGGCAATGTGACCTCACTGCTCTGATAGTCGGGCGCTGACTCTTGCCTCTTACCCCATGCAGGCAGCTGATGCCCCCGCCAGGGTTACCTCTGACGTCACAGAAGAGTCCGGAGGAGCGAGGCGCCCGGAGCATGGAGGGTGCAGACGGTGAGTAGTGCGCCTGCGGGTGGTGGTCATCTGCCAGTGCCACGTCCTGATGTGCATTTTCCCCCGgattgtatataatactgccccccagccgCCCTGTGTGACGCTCGTCCAGAGGGTGGGGGGCGGCTTTGTTGCAGTGTCTCAGTTGTCATCTCTaactatatatttttgtattttttgtgtcttttttttttttttttctcttctccatTTTCTCTTGTCTTCCATGACCGTGGACccggtgctgctgctgctgccgccgtcGCTGTGATTGACCCTGATGTGTGATCCGTCCCCCGGGGGGATCCCTTCTTCTTTGCTTCTTAAAAACTGGTTTCCAACTaatatatcttttattttttcatgaatTTAATGGATTTTGGGGgtgttttgtctctgttgtgtcccttgttctctctccccctcctcccgcCCCCTCTCGGTTTTCTTCATCTTACAGATACCCCCTCCAAGAAGCTGAAGACTGATAAGCCCTTCAGCCTGGTGGCGTACGCCGGGGACTCGtctgatgaggaggaggagcacggAGGACACAAGAATTCCGGATCCTTCTCTCCGGGGTGGGGTGTAGGATACCAGTATCCCGCCTCCCAGCAGCGGGCCAAACAACACATCCCTTTCTGGATGGCCCCGTAGACACCGGCCACAACCCGGCCCCGCAGTGACTTGTAGCAATAATTGGGCATGTGTTCACACtcgtctgattttttttttttttttttttaattgattgatTACAAGGAGACTTTATGAGCAGGTAAAGAGATGCAAACGGGATCCCTTCTACCCCAACCCCATATCATCCAGTCCTCGTCCCGCCATGACATATCCTCACTGTTCTTAGAGATTTGGGATTTGCCAGAGCTCGGCTTTCTTTTCGATCTTGATTTATTGCATCTTGTGatgaactacaacccccatcctCTAAGTGTTTTTACACAGGAGATTTGCTCTGTATGTCGGTGCCGGAGGGACTATGGTCCAATGCTGGCAGTGTGATAGATGGGACTGCACTCATCTGTGTGATACCGGTCCCAGTTTTTTGCATTTTAGTACGGATTTTGGGGCTGTGGGGATCTAAACCCATGTACCCCCTCAAAACAGCTGTTGTAACAAGTTAGGAGATTCCACAGGTTTGGGTGGGACAAGCCGAGCAGTGATGTCTGGTGCTGCGAATCCTCTGATCACAATAATTTCTCAGAACGGGTCCCCCAGTGATCCGGAGTGGGTTCTGTTCTCGCTAATGGGCTCCTGATGGAGCCCAGAGCATAAAGCTCTGTGCCCAATGTTTGTTACCTTCCATTTGCTATTAGAGTGCTAGAGATACTAGAGCGctctgctcagcaatttccgtcactcCCATAGTATTGTATGGAAGGATAGGATGCATGCTCCACCCATTACTGGGAGCAGGATCCCATATTCGTGACAACTGGGGGTCCCAATAGTTGTTCCCTCAAATATAACTTGTTACAACCCCTTTTAACCATCAGCAGTGCTCTCTTTATTACCATCCCAGCGCCATGCATTCTGTAGTGGCTGTGCGTGGTATTACACATAACTTTGTCCCGTTTTTGGGAGATAAATTGTGCATCACATCTACCCCACATCCTTCCCCTCATTTTGTTAAGGGTCTGCAGATACTTCAGAGAATCATCTGTATTGGGGGCCTGACAGGTGCTGGTTTACctttttaggcctcttaaaggaCTTTTACCACTAGGAtaaagaactgtatgcaaatgagcctgaggggctccaggtcccattaacacctatagagtctggagcccctcagacttatttgcatacagtccttcatcctagtggtagatgccctttaaagggattctctGTTTTGGAAGGGCCTTTGTTCCTTTCATAAGGGCATTAAAGAAGGAGATCCTAAAAAGCTGAGGCTTGTCTATAAAGATTGGAGGGTCTCCTGGCCTATAGTATTATCACTCAGCAGCCATGAGGGAGAGATTATGGAAACTTCTGTCATCAAGGGCTTCCCCATTCGGCTACAAGTAGATGTGATATGGCGGTAGTTATGCCCTCGCACCTTGTACTCCCTGTAGCCCCCTCTCTCCTAGATGTGTGTAGAGGCGGATAGCCACTCGTGCCCCTGCTCGCCCCGGTCTCTGTGCATGTGATACCTCTGACCTCCAGTATTCCCTTCCTCCTCCTGCGTCCATCTCCCGCTGCCTGTCTATACCGCTCTGTACATTCACCTTGTTTtgctgtaaatatatgaaaaaagtattttattgtaaataaatGTATTCCTACACATGATGCTGCCTGTTAATGGTGTGTGCCGGGGTGTTCAGTCTACTCAGAATGCTTATATGGCATTTCtttaaatcatttcagtactttatacaagtttaatttgcattacctggctcactgccagcagcgtgtgctgCAGTCGgtgcctgtgtatggggaggggcGGCTGCAGTCGgtgcctgtgtatggggaggggcGGCTGCAGTCGgtgcctgtgtatggggaggggcGGCTGCAGTCGgtgcctgtgtatggggaggggcGGCTGCAGTCGgtgcctgtgtatggggaggggcGGCTGCAGTCGgtgcctgtgtatggggaggggcGGCTGCAGTCGgtgcctgtgtatggggaggggcGGCTGCAGTCGgtgcctgtgtatggggaggggcGGCTGCAGTCGgtgcctgtgtatggggaggggcGGCTGCAGTCGgtgcctgtgtatggggaggggcGGCTGCAGTCGgtgcctgtgtatggggaggggcGGCTGCAGTCGgtgcctgtgtatggggaggggcGGCTGCAGTCGgtgcctgtgtatggggaggggcGGCTGCAGTCGgtgcctgtgtatggggaggggcGGCTGCAGTCGgtgcctgtgtatggggaggggcGGCTGCAGTCGgtgcctgtgtatggggaggggcGGCTGCAGTCGgtgcctgtgtatggggaggggcGGCTGCAGTCGgtgcctgtgtatggggaggggcGGCTGCAGTCGgtgcctgtgtatggggaggggcGGCTGCAGTCGgtgcctgtgtatggggaggggcGGCTGCAGTCGgtgcctgtgtatggggaggggcGGCTGCAGTCGgtgcctgtgtatggggaggggcGGCTGCAGTCGgtgcctgtgtatggggaggggcGGCTGCAGTCGgtgcctgtgtatggggaggggcGGCTGCAGTCGgtgcctgtgtatggggaggggcGGCTGCAGTCGgtgcctgtgtatggggaggggcGGCTGCAGTCGgtgcctgtgtatggggaggggcGGCTGCAGTCGgtgcctgtgtatggggaggggcGGCTGCAGTCGgtgcctgtgtatggggaggggcGGCTGCAGTCGgtgcctgtgtatggggaggggcGGCTGCAGTCGgtgcctgtgtatggggaggggcGGCTGCAGTCGGTGCCTGTATCAGTCGCCTCACACTCCCTCCCCATGTGCATTGACCAGCAGAGAAGGGATGCAGGAGGAGACACCGGCTGCAGTTTCCTCTTATCCCTCTCTTACTGGTCACTTGAAGAACAACATGGCTCCTCATGGCACAGAACTCTCTTGAGGATCTACATAATGATGGGCGAGGCTATAAGATCCAGACACTGGACTGCAGCTTGGGCCCAAaaccacacagtgatgtaacaagaCTCTGTGCTCGGTGTCatatccagaggttgtatgagaGCCTCCAGCAGAGGTTACAGTGTGACGGGGCAGTCTGTCAGTGCTCAGCATCCTAGCTAGAGGTTGTATGAGAGACATCAGCATTGCttcaggggtgaggggtcagagGCTGTCAGTGCTCAGACCATACACCGCACACTGTATCTGTGCAGCTTTCATCCCAGGAGGAAGCACGGGCAGACTGAGAATGGCTGCAATCTGTCGGTCCAATCCCACAGACAGAAATACGATGCAAGGACTCCAGCGTAGGTTCTGTAAGGCCTGTGCTGCAGTTTGGCCGACAGAGagggagtccttgtatcatattCCTATATGATGCATGGACTCCAGTCCTGTGCAATGCGTTCTGTCCATGTCCACAGGCTCCGTATGTTAATCTGGAGCCGGCCCTAGGACCTGGATTACTGGCACCACCTCATGGGCTATTATTCGGGTCAGATGGTGGCAGGATTGTGTCTATAGCCCCCAAGACCACCACACAGGGGCTACTAGGAAACCCCTCTTGATTAGTAGGGTCTGGGTAGGTCACCTCTTTGGGTTTATTCACACGTATGCGCCAATCTTGGGTCACATGACCGCGGTTACGATGCCGCTCCAGCCTAAGTGTACGCCTCAGTCCACACATCGCGGTAAACGATTATATATTCTTATACTATAGACATATTTGATGCATCTCTGCAGGTGCAATGCTCTCCTccgcctgtggtggcgctgcagggataTGGAGCGGCTGTATCATGGCGATACCGCACTAACACACAAGTGTGAATAGGGGCTGATAGTAGAGGCTGAGAGAATATTGCGACTACGGGGATATTATGTGACAATAGAGTACAAGACAACATCAGATCAGTCCGcacgtgcaaaaaaaaaaaccgcgATTAAATCGCCTGCGATATTATAGCGAGCGGTGACGTCATCGCGCCGCCTACCACGAGTCTGCCCGGTGACGTCATCACTCCGCGCCGGAAGCACGTGTAGTAGACGGGTCCTAGCGCCAGCAGCTGCGGGAGGTGAGTTGTAATCATGTTATTATGTCACAGCAGCGGTGTATACGGCACACCCGAGATAATAATGGCCTGAGGGGGCACCGGGCAGTGTCACTCATGAGGGCACATGGGCTCAGTGACTTGTGTGCACCTTGGATAGTGCCACACTATTACTTTTCTTCTACTAGTAGTGGCACTTTCTTCTAGTAtaaagggtctgactgctggaaaTCCCCCTTGGTAATTAGTTGGTATGGTCCAGGAACCTTATATTATACATGTACAGTATTATACGATGTGCTACATGGTGGTAAGGAGTCTTCACATGGTAGAGGGGGCTCCAGACCACAAGGGGTGGTCATAGTTAAGGGGACGAGTGTCCAATTGAAGGGGTTCTGACTGATCATGGATGGAACAGTGGTCCTACATCTCCACTAAGATACATGACCCCCACAGTACCTTGACCTCATGGTTGGTGGGGCCCATCAATGATCAGACACTGTATAGATGTAAATATATGATTCTGGGTACACCCCTTTAAATGAGCATGAAATGGTATGATCCACAGTACCTGAGGAGTTCTATCAACCACACAATGGGGTCAACACTTAAGAGCTGAAGGATCTTCATTGTCTTCCAGGGCAGAGCACTAAGGCATGACCATGGGCGTGGATCGTAAGAAATTTGCTGGTAAGAAAAGACCTCAACATGACGTGAAGGACCGGCCACCACAGGAGGAACGTCCACCCAAAAGACAGAAGAAAGAGGACAAGAAACCTGGTGATCAGGGCAAGAAAGGTCCAGCAGAAAAACCAGTACCGAGGCTGGACCCCAAATCTGTGGGATACTTCCGGCGTGTGGGGGATACGTTAAAGGAAAAATTTGAATCCGATGAAGATCGGGGTAAGAGACGAGAGAACGTGATCTCAGGGGGGCAGTGGAGAACGTATAGAGGGTCCTCCACCATGAATCCGGCCAGGGCTTACCCCAGACTCGGCAATGGTTCTAGATATATAATCATGATTGGGATCCGTGGGAGGGAGTCCACCTTAACTTAAAGGCACATGTCACCTGGAGGATCACAAACCCCTCCCCTTTAAGAGATGAGTCTTTGTTACAATTGTTTCTGCAATCAGTCAGCGTATTATTTATgcccactgatacattgtaacaaactctcaGCACAAGAGAAGCTGCTGTTCTTGCAGGATTGTTTACGCTGGATTCAGTTGTagcagaccctcagctgtgagaagtgttAGATCTTGAATGTAACATGTCTAGCATACCCTGCCATCCGATGACTAGGGCCATACCACTTTGTTCTGGGGGTGGGTGTGACGTCTCCTTTTTTCTCGCAGTTCTCTTTGTCCGGAATGTCTTCAATGAGGTGAAGGAGAAGGAGTTGGCTTTGGCCACAGACATGTCCGGGAGCATCGTCCTGCAGAAGCTGCTGTCCGTGGCGTCGTCCTCACAGCTGTGCCAGGTTCTGGATGTCCTCAGTAAGAGCTGGCAGATTGTGTGTTGGCACCGCAGCGGGGCGCACGTGGTAGAGACGGCCCTCCTTCAGTACGAGCGGCTGCAGAACCAGGCaacggaagaagaggaggaggaggatgatgggggtgatccCCCCTCGAGCCTGGAGGATCTCATCATGAGCCTCTGCACCGAGGTGAAGGCCAAGTTCCTGCCGTACAACCAGAACACACACGGGAGCTTCATCGTCCGGACCCTGCTACAAGTGCTGAGCGGGACCATCCTCAACCAGGAGGCCGCCAAGAAGGGGACGCAGGGGGTCACAGGTAGTGGTGCAGGCTATTATTTATAGTCCTCATGTGTCGTATGTAGAGGTAACGTGACTGATTGTATTGGCATCTATAAGGCACAGATACAGTGGCTTCTCCTAGGTCACACTGTAATAGTACTGAACATCATGTGTGGCCACACCCAGGACTATGACCCCTGGATGGAGGTACGAAATTATCTCAAACCTCTTATATAAACCAttcaggttacaattataaagtatacagtcccgacttacatacaaattcaacttaagaacaaacctatagaacctatcttgtacgtaacccggggactgtctggaaTTTACACAAAACCCGGATCCTATAACGGAATTTAATATCCCAGACCATGACCTCACAGCAGAATTTAGACCCCCCGGCTGAACCCCACAGCCGAACTATGACCCCCGGCCGCATCCCCACCGCCGCACTCAGACCCCGAACCCACTTCGACCCCCGGCCATGTTTCATAAAGGAATTTAGAGCTGTTGGTGCTGTACATTGCTCCAGTCCAATGCATAGAAATCTCTCAAGAAATTGTGAGTGAAACAGGATTCCTTGGTGCCCTGCGCCCTATTAGACCAGCTGGTTAGTGGATGCAGCTTGGTGTGTGACTAGAGTAGAAGTTGCTGTACATTATATGTGATGTCTCCCCTTCTATTACAGTAAAGTCGGAGTTTGAGGTTCCTCCCAGTTTCTTGCAGCAGTTGCAGGAGATCAGAGGATTATTCAGAGGTCCCATCGGGGGTGAGTACTTACCTCTTCTTTATTAACCCGTTACTTCCCTGGTGCTCACTACTGACTTTCGCCTTGTTCTGTCTCCAGTCTTTGCCACGCATAAAGTGGCCAGCCTCGGGCTGCAGACCGCCCTACAGGTCCTACACCGGAAGTCCCCGGCCATGTGCTCCGAGCTCTGCGATGATGTCATCACTTACCTGTCCTCCAGGACCGTCTCGGGAGAAGGCAGGTAAGGTCTAGGGGAGGGGCTAAGTATTAGGGGTGTGGCCTTGTAGTCATAATACAAAAATTTAGCAATCCTGCTGTGCTGCATTCTATTGGTTGTACTGAATCTTTGACAAGCCCCGCCCATGAGGAACCTCCGCATCTCTATGCTGCTTTCATAGGCCCCATTTAATTTTTGGCTTttgttttttacactttttttctcAGCGCCCTCATGGTTTTCCTGAAGGATGAGACCAGCAGCCGCGTCTTGGAGAAGATTCTGGAAATTTCTGATCGGAAGCAGCTGCGGCGCCTCTTTAAAGCCCATTTCAGAGAGCAGCTGCATCTGCTGGCTACACATCCCATCGCCAACTACACGGTGCAGAGACTTATCCGCGCCAATAAATCCAAGAAGCTGGTGAGCGACCCTTCAGCTTTACCCATGTGGCAGTCATTACTGTCATTCCCGCATTGTGTTCATGAACTAGGAAGCTCTGGCTGTAAATGGGCTCTAGGAACCTGCTGTAACTTCTCCTTCATTGCTATTTCCTCAGTTTTCCGAGCTATTTGAGGAGCTGTCTCCGACATTGGAGGACATCCTGGCCAAAGGGCACATGGGGGTCATCACTACCCTGGCCGAGGCCTGTAAGAGACTGGAGAGTCACCAGACAGAGCTCATCACCCATCTCATGAAGGTAAGTGACCCCCGACACAAACCTGCACCTGTACCCCAAACATCTGCCACTGCTAAATTGTCCTCTATATCCCTCAGGCCTTTCACTGCGCCAAACCCTCCTCCCGCCGCGTCACATGTGTCCCGCTATTCCTGTCTCTACTGACCTATGAGACCTACTACAAGATCccggaagaagaggaggaggagcctaCAGAGCATAAAGTAGGgtctatatgtatcctatatagggggcagtattatagtagttatattcttgtacatagggggcagtattatagtagttatattcttgtacatagggggcagtattatagtagttatattcctggacatagggggcagtattgtagtagttatattcttgtacatagggggcagtattgtagtagttatattcttgtacatagggggcagtattatagtaggtatattcctgtacatagggggcagtattatagtagttatattcctgtacatagggggcagtattatagtagttatattcttgtacatagggggcagtattgtagtagttatattcttgcacatagggtgcagtattatagtagttatattcttgtacatagggggcagtattatagtagttatattcttgtacatagggggcagtattatagtagttatattcctgtacatagggggcagtattgtagtagttatattcttgtacatagggggcagtattatagtagttatattcctgtacatagggggcagtattatagtagttatattcttgtacatagggggcagtattgtagtagttatattcttgcacatagggtgcagtattatagtagttatattcttgtacatagggggcagtattatagtagttatattcttgtacatagggggcagtattgtagtagttatattcttgtacatagggggtagtattatagtagttatattcttgtaca harbors:
- the NOP9 gene encoding nucleolar protein 9 codes for the protein MTMGVDRKKFAGKKRPQHDVKDRPPQEERPPKRQKKEDKKPGDQGKKGPAEKPVPRLDPKSVGYFRRVGDTLKEKFESDEDRVLFVRNVFNEVKEKELALATDMSGSIVLQKLLSVASSSQLCQVLDVLSKSWQIVCWHRSGAHVVETALLQYERLQNQATEEEEEEDDGGDPPSSLEDLIMSLCTEVKAKFLPYNQNTHGSFIVRTLLQVLSGTILNQEAAKKGTQGVTVKSEFEVPPSFLQQLQEIRGLFRGPIGVFATHKVASLGLQTALQVLHRKSPAMCSELCDDVITYLSSRTVSGEGSALMVFLKDETSSRVLEKILEISDRKQLRRLFKAHFREQLHLLATHPIANYTVQRLIRANKSKKLFSELFEELSPTLEDILAKGHMGVITTLAEACKRLESHQTELITHLMKAFHCAKPSSRRVTCVPLFLSLLTYETYYKIPEEEEEEPTEHKDNPDIKLQSVNYHGSVLLQHILHFESPAPVLHSLGNMAAGDLHTVACSQAGSHIFDTFISSDSITEKQKKKVLKKLRTNCVEMACDKFGSRVLDRAWNASTLGVKVEIAEKLVERLRELQNHPIGHHIARNFALTHFVQRRKDWEEHQQAENKRRKMFADILGE